One stretch of Castor canadensis chromosome 14, mCasCan1.hap1v2, whole genome shotgun sequence DNA includes these proteins:
- the LOC141416204 gene encoding olfactory receptor 7E178-like translates to MYFFFSNLPLADICFISTTIPKTIVDLKTHSRATSYVGCLLQMSLFIIFACMDSKILTVMAYDRDLSNIEAMNLTRVSEFQLMGFSGDPGLQPVLFGLFLSMYLVSVVGNLLIILTISSDPHLHTPMYFFLYNLSLADICFISTTVPKMIMNIKTHSRTISYVGCLTQMSLFIIFVCMDNMLLTVMACDRFVAICHPLHYTVIMHHHLCLLVLVSFTLSVFESQIHNLIALQISCFKDLEIANFFCHPSELLNLACAYKFSHTILIYIIGVILGIFPVLGIIFSYSKIISSISNISTSSGRKEAFSTCGSHLSVVCLFYGTALGEYFGSAVSQSPRNNVVASFMYTVVTPMLNPFICSLRNRDISRTLTKLQRMTV, encoded by the exons ATGTACTTCTTCTTCTCCAATCTGCCCTTGGCTGACATCTGTTTCATCTCCACCACGATCCCCAAAACGATTGTGGATCTAAAAACTCATAGCAGAGCTACCTCCTATGTGGGCTGCCTGTTGCAGATGTCTCTGTTTATAATTTTTGCATGTATGGATAGTAAGATTctgactgtgatggcctatgacag ggATCTGAGCAATATAGAAGCAATGAATTTAACCCGTGTCTCAGAATTCCAACTCATGGGCTTCTCAGGAGACCCTGGCCTACAGCCTGTCCTCTTTGGACTGTTCCTGTCCATGTATCTGGTCTCAGTGGTTGGGAATCTGCTCATCATACTAACCATCAGCTCTGAcccccacctccacacccccatgtacttcttcctctatAACCTATCCTTGGCTGACATCTGTTTCATCTCCACCACAGTCCCAAAGATGATTATGAATATAAAGACTCACAGCAGAACTATCTCGTATGTGGGGTGCCTGACACAGATgtctctttttatcatttttgtatgtATGGATAATATGCTTCTGACTGTGATGGCCTGTGACaggtttgtggccatctgtcaccctcTGCATTATACAGTAATTATGCACCATCACCTCTGTCTCTTAGTTTTGGTGTCATTTACACTCAGTGTATTTGAATCCCAGATCCACAATTTGATTGCATTACAGATTTCTTGTTTCAAGGATTTAGAAATTGCTAATTTCTTTTGTCATCCTTCTGAACTCCTTAACCTTGCCTGTGCATACAAATTTAGTCATACCatacttatttatattattgGTGTCATACTTGGTATTTTCCCTGTTTTAGGGATCATTTTCTCATACAGTAAAATTATTTCCtccatttcaaatatttcaacctccagtggaaggaaggaagcctTCTCCACATGTGGGTCTCACCTGtcagttgtttgtttattttatggaacagcCCTTGGAGAGTACTTTGGTTCAGCTGTTTCCCAGTCTCCCAGAAACAATGTGGTGGCCTCATTTATGTACACAGTGGTCACCCCTATGCTGAATCCCTTCATCTGCAGCCTGAGGAACAGGGACATTAGTAGGACCCTGACGAAGCTCCAGAGAATGACAGTGTAA